A genomic window from Arvicola amphibius chromosome 5, mArvAmp1.2, whole genome shotgun sequence includes:
- the Paip2 gene encoding polyadenylate-binding protein-interacting protein 2 — protein MKDPSRSSTSPSIVNEDVIINGHSHEDDNPFAEYMWMENEEEFNRQIEEELWEEEFIERCFQEMLEEEEEHEWFIPARDLPQTMDQIQDQFNDLVISDGSSLEDLVVKSNLNPNAKEFVPGVKY, from the exons ATGAAAGATCCAAGTCGCAGCAGTACTAGCCCAAGCATCGTCAATGAAGACGTGATTATTAACGGTCATTCCCATGAAGATGATAATCCATTTGCAGAGTACATGTGGATGGAAAACGAAGAGGAATTCAACAGACAA ATAGAAGAGGAGTTGTGGGAAGAAGAATTTATTGAACGCTGTTTCCAAGAAAtgttggaagaggaagaagaacatgAATGGTTTATTCCAGCTCGAGATCTCCCACAAACTATGGACCAAATCCAAGACCAGTTTAATGACCTTGTTATCAGTGATGGCTCTTCTCTGGAAGAtcttgtg GTCAAGAGCAATCTGAATCCAAATGCAAAGGAGTTTGTTCCTGGGGTGAAGTACTAA
- the Slc23a1 gene encoding solute carrier family 23 member 1 isoform X1 — protein sequence MRSQEDSRSPTQHESLGSAEASTRDRKTSLPMEPKFDMLYKIEDVPPWYLCILLGFQHYLTCFSGTIAVPFLLAEALCVGRDQHMVSQLIGTIFTCVGITTLIQTTVGIRLPLFQASALAFLVPAKAILALERWKCPPAEEIYGNWSMPLDTSHIWHPRIREVQGAIMVSSMVEVLIGLMGLPGALLSYIGPLTVTPTVSLIGLSVFQAAGDRAGSHWGISACSILLIVLFSQYLRNLTFLIPVYRWGKGFTLFRIQIFKMFPIVLAIMTVWLLCYVLTLTDVLPADPTAYGFQARTDARGDIMASSPWIRIPYPCQWGLPTVTVAAVLGMFSATLAGIIESIGDYYACARLAGAPPPPVHAINRGIFTEGICCIIAGLLGTGNGSTSSSPNIGVLGITKVGSRRVVQYGACIMLVLGAIGKFTALFASLPDPILGGMFCTLFGMITAVGLSNLQFVDMNSSRNLFVLGFSMFFGLMLPNYLESNPGAINTGIPEVDQIFTVLLTTEMFVGGCLAFILDNTVPGSPEERGLVQWKAGAHANSEMSASLKSYDFPFGMAMVKRSAFLRYIPICPVFRGFADKSENQTPVPEDTPNNTEATSVCTKV from the exons ATGAGATCTCAGGAGGACTCCAGGAGCCCGACACAG CATGAGTCCTTGGGTTCAGCAGAGGCTTCCACCAGGGACCGGAAGACATCCTTGCCCATGGAGCCCAAGTTCGACATGTTGTACAAGATTGAGGATGTGCCACCATGGTACCTATGCATCCTGCTGGGCTTCCAG CATTACCTGACGTGCTTCAGCGGCACCATCGCTGTGCCCTTCCTTCTGGCTGAGGCGCTGTGTGTGGGCCGCGACCAGCACATGGTCAGTCAGCTCATCGGCACCATCTTCACCTGTGTGGGTATCACCACTCTCATCCAGACTACAGTGGGCATCCG GCTACCACTGTTCCAGGCCAGTGCCCTTGCCTTTCTAGTTCCAGCCAAAGCTATCCTGGCTTTGGAGAGGTGGAAGTGTCCCCCAGCAG agGAGATCTATGGTAACTGGAGTATGCCCCTGGATACCTCTCATATCTGGCACCCGCGGATTCGCGAG GTCCAGGGTGCAATCATGGTGTCCAGTATGGTAGAGGTGCTGATTGGGCTGATGGGGCTGCCTGGGGCCCTGCTCAGCTACATTGGGCCTCTCACGGTCACCCCCACTGTCTCCCTCATTGGTCTCTCTGTTTTCCAAGCTGCTGGTGACCGAGCTGGCTCCCACTGGGGCATTTCAGCTTG TTCCATTCTGCTGATCGTCCTGTTCTCCCAGTACTTACGCAACCTCACCTTCCTAATACCTGTTTACCGATGGGGCAAGGGGTTCACTCTCTTCCGCATCCAGATCTTTAAGATGTTTCCG ATCGTGCTGGCCATCATGACGGTGTGGCTGCTCTGCTATGTGCTGACCCTGACTGATGTGCTGCCTGCAGATCCCACAGCCTACGGCTTCCAGGCACGAACTGATGCCCGAGGCGACATCATGGCTAGCTCACCCTGGATCCGCATCCCCTACCCAT GTCAGTGGGGCCTACCCACTGTGACTGTGGCTGCAGTCCTGGGAATGTTTAGTGCCACACTGGCAGGCATCATTGAGTCCATTGGTGACTACTATGCTTGTGCCCGGCTGGCTGGTGCACCGCCCCCTCCGGTACATGCTATCAACAG GGGAATTTTCACTGAAGGCATCTGCTGCATTATCGCTGGGCTACTGGGCACAGGCAACGGGTCTACCTCGTCCAGCCCCAATATTGGGGTCCTAGGGATTACCAAG GTGGGAAGCCGTCGAGTCGTGCAGTATGGTGCATGCATCATGCTAGTCCTGGGTGCCATTGGCAAGTTCACAGCCCTCTTCGCCTCTCTCCCAGACCCCATCCTGGGAGGAATGTTCTGTACCCTTTTTG GTATGATCACCGCCGTGGGACTGTCCAATCTGCAGTTTGTGGACATGAACTCCTCCCGCAACCTCTTTGTACTGGGATTCTCCATGTTCTTTGGCCTCATGCTGCCCAATTACCTGGAGTCCAACCCAGGTGCTATTAACACAG GCATTCCAGAAGTGGATCAGATCTTCACTGTGCTGCTGACCACGGAGATGTTTGTTGGCGGGTGCCTTGCTTTCATTCTGGACAACACTGTGCCAG GGAGCCCAGAGGAAAGAGGCCTGGTACAGTGGAAAGCTGGAGCCCATGCCAACAGCGAGATGTCAGCCAGCCTGAAGAGCTATGACTTCCCCTTTGGGATGGCCATGGTAAAAAGGAGTGCCTTCCTCAGATACATTCCTATCTGCCCAGTCTTCAGAGGATTTGCTGACAAGTCAGAAAAtcagactccagttccagaagatacTCCAAACAATACAGAAGCCACATCTGTGTGCACCAAGGTCTGA
- the Slc23a1 gene encoding solute carrier family 23 member 1 isoform X3, translating into MCHHGTYASCWASRLPLFQASALAFLVPAKAILALERWKCPPAEEIYGNWSMPLDTSHIWHPRIREVQGAIMVSSMVEVLIGLMGLPGALLSYIGPLTVTPTVSLIGLSVFQAAGDRAGSHWGISACSILLIVLFSQYLRNLTFLIPVYRWGKGFTLFRIQIFKMFPIVLAIMTVWLLCYVLTLTDVLPADPTAYGFQARTDARGDIMASSPWIRIPYPCQWGLPTVTVAAVLGMFSATLAGIIESIGDYYACARLAGAPPPPVHAINRGIFTEGICCIIAGLLGTGNGSTSSSPNIGVLGITKVGSRRVVQYGACIMLVLGAIGKFTALFASLPDPILGGMFCTLFGMITAVGLSNLQFVDMNSSRNLFVLGFSMFFGLMLPNYLESNPGAINTGIPEVDQIFTVLLTTEMFVGGCLAFILDNTVPGSPEERGLVQWKAGAHANSEMSASLKSYDFPFGMAMVKRSAFLRYIPICPVFRGFADKSENQTPVPEDTPNNTEATSVCTKV; encoded by the exons ATGTGCCACCATGGTACCTATGCATCCTGCTGGGCTTCCAG GCTACCACTGTTCCAGGCCAGTGCCCTTGCCTTTCTAGTTCCAGCCAAAGCTATCCTGGCTTTGGAGAGGTGGAAGTGTCCCCCAGCAG agGAGATCTATGGTAACTGGAGTATGCCCCTGGATACCTCTCATATCTGGCACCCGCGGATTCGCGAG GTCCAGGGTGCAATCATGGTGTCCAGTATGGTAGAGGTGCTGATTGGGCTGATGGGGCTGCCTGGGGCCCTGCTCAGCTACATTGGGCCTCTCACGGTCACCCCCACTGTCTCCCTCATTGGTCTCTCTGTTTTCCAAGCTGCTGGTGACCGAGCTGGCTCCCACTGGGGCATTTCAGCTTG TTCCATTCTGCTGATCGTCCTGTTCTCCCAGTACTTACGCAACCTCACCTTCCTAATACCTGTTTACCGATGGGGCAAGGGGTTCACTCTCTTCCGCATCCAGATCTTTAAGATGTTTCCG ATCGTGCTGGCCATCATGACGGTGTGGCTGCTCTGCTATGTGCTGACCCTGACTGATGTGCTGCCTGCAGATCCCACAGCCTACGGCTTCCAGGCACGAACTGATGCCCGAGGCGACATCATGGCTAGCTCACCCTGGATCCGCATCCCCTACCCAT GTCAGTGGGGCCTACCCACTGTGACTGTGGCTGCAGTCCTGGGAATGTTTAGTGCCACACTGGCAGGCATCATTGAGTCCATTGGTGACTACTATGCTTGTGCCCGGCTGGCTGGTGCACCGCCCCCTCCGGTACATGCTATCAACAG GGGAATTTTCACTGAAGGCATCTGCTGCATTATCGCTGGGCTACTGGGCACAGGCAACGGGTCTACCTCGTCCAGCCCCAATATTGGGGTCCTAGGGATTACCAAG GTGGGAAGCCGTCGAGTCGTGCAGTATGGTGCATGCATCATGCTAGTCCTGGGTGCCATTGGCAAGTTCACAGCCCTCTTCGCCTCTCTCCCAGACCCCATCCTGGGAGGAATGTTCTGTACCCTTTTTG GTATGATCACCGCCGTGGGACTGTCCAATCTGCAGTTTGTGGACATGAACTCCTCCCGCAACCTCTTTGTACTGGGATTCTCCATGTTCTTTGGCCTCATGCTGCCCAATTACCTGGAGTCCAACCCAGGTGCTATTAACACAG GCATTCCAGAAGTGGATCAGATCTTCACTGTGCTGCTGACCACGGAGATGTTTGTTGGCGGGTGCCTTGCTTTCATTCTGGACAACACTGTGCCAG GGAGCCCAGAGGAAAGAGGCCTGGTACAGTGGAAAGCTGGAGCCCATGCCAACAGCGAGATGTCAGCCAGCCTGAAGAGCTATGACTTCCCCTTTGGGATGGCCATGGTAAAAAGGAGTGCCTTCCTCAGATACATTCCTATCTGCCCAGTCTTCAGAGGATTTGCTGACAAGTCAGAAAAtcagactccagttccagaagatacTCCAAACAATACAGAAGCCACATCTGTGTGCACCAAGGTCTGA
- the Slc23a1 gene encoding solute carrier family 23 member 1 isoform X2 — MRSQEDSRSPTQHESLGSAEASTRDRKTSLPMEPKFDMLYKIEDVPPWYLCILLGFQHYLTCFSGTIAVPFLLAEALCVGRDQHMVSQLIGTIFTCVGITTLIQTTVGIRLPLFQASALAFLVPAKAILALERWKCPPAEEIYGNWSMPLDTSHIWHPRIREVQGAIMVSSMVEVLIGLMGLPGALLSYIGPLTVTPTVSLIGLSVFQAAGDRAGSHWGISACSILLIVLFSQYLRNLTFLIPVYRWGKGFTLFRIQIFKMFPIVLAIMTVWLLCYVLTLTDVLPADPTAYGFQARTDARGDIMASSPWIRIPYPCQWGLPTVTVAAVLGMFSATLAGIIESIGDYYACARLAGAPPPPVHAINRGIFTEGICCIIAGLLGTGNGSTSSSPNIGVLGITKVGSRRVVQYGACIMLVLGAIGKFTALFASLPDPILGGMFCTLFGMITAVGLSNLQFVDMNSSRNLFVLGFSMFFGLMLPNYLESNPGAINTGIPEVDQIFTVLLTTEMFVGGCLAFILDNTVPG, encoded by the exons ATGAGATCTCAGGAGGACTCCAGGAGCCCGACACAG CATGAGTCCTTGGGTTCAGCAGAGGCTTCCACCAGGGACCGGAAGACATCCTTGCCCATGGAGCCCAAGTTCGACATGTTGTACAAGATTGAGGATGTGCCACCATGGTACCTATGCATCCTGCTGGGCTTCCAG CATTACCTGACGTGCTTCAGCGGCACCATCGCTGTGCCCTTCCTTCTGGCTGAGGCGCTGTGTGTGGGCCGCGACCAGCACATGGTCAGTCAGCTCATCGGCACCATCTTCACCTGTGTGGGTATCACCACTCTCATCCAGACTACAGTGGGCATCCG GCTACCACTGTTCCAGGCCAGTGCCCTTGCCTTTCTAGTTCCAGCCAAAGCTATCCTGGCTTTGGAGAGGTGGAAGTGTCCCCCAGCAG agGAGATCTATGGTAACTGGAGTATGCCCCTGGATACCTCTCATATCTGGCACCCGCGGATTCGCGAG GTCCAGGGTGCAATCATGGTGTCCAGTATGGTAGAGGTGCTGATTGGGCTGATGGGGCTGCCTGGGGCCCTGCTCAGCTACATTGGGCCTCTCACGGTCACCCCCACTGTCTCCCTCATTGGTCTCTCTGTTTTCCAAGCTGCTGGTGACCGAGCTGGCTCCCACTGGGGCATTTCAGCTTG TTCCATTCTGCTGATCGTCCTGTTCTCCCAGTACTTACGCAACCTCACCTTCCTAATACCTGTTTACCGATGGGGCAAGGGGTTCACTCTCTTCCGCATCCAGATCTTTAAGATGTTTCCG ATCGTGCTGGCCATCATGACGGTGTGGCTGCTCTGCTATGTGCTGACCCTGACTGATGTGCTGCCTGCAGATCCCACAGCCTACGGCTTCCAGGCACGAACTGATGCCCGAGGCGACATCATGGCTAGCTCACCCTGGATCCGCATCCCCTACCCAT GTCAGTGGGGCCTACCCACTGTGACTGTGGCTGCAGTCCTGGGAATGTTTAGTGCCACACTGGCAGGCATCATTGAGTCCATTGGTGACTACTATGCTTGTGCCCGGCTGGCTGGTGCACCGCCCCCTCCGGTACATGCTATCAACAG GGGAATTTTCACTGAAGGCATCTGCTGCATTATCGCTGGGCTACTGGGCACAGGCAACGGGTCTACCTCGTCCAGCCCCAATATTGGGGTCCTAGGGATTACCAAG GTGGGAAGCCGTCGAGTCGTGCAGTATGGTGCATGCATCATGCTAGTCCTGGGTGCCATTGGCAAGTTCACAGCCCTCTTCGCCTCTCTCCCAGACCCCATCCTGGGAGGAATGTTCTGTACCCTTTTTG GTATGATCACCGCCGTGGGACTGTCCAATCTGCAGTTTGTGGACATGAACTCCTCCCGCAACCTCTTTGTACTGGGATTCTCCATGTTCTTTGGCCTCATGCTGCCCAATTACCTGGAGTCCAACCCAGGTGCTATTAACACAG GCATTCCAGAAGTGGATCAGATCTTCACTGTGCTGCTGACCACGGAGATGTTTGTTGGCGGGTGCCTTGCTTTCATTCTGGACAACACTGTGCCAG Gatga